Below is a genomic region from Desulfobacter sp..
AAGGTGGTTGTCAAAATTTCTAAGCCTTCCCCATGGGATACCCTCCCATGACACCTTTGGCAGAATTTTTGAAAGGATGAACCCGAATGAATTTCAGAGCAGTTTTATGCACTGGGTTCAGTCGGTTGCAAAGATGACCAAAGGTCAAGTCATTGCAATCGACGGCAAAACTCTAAGGCGTTCACACGATACCTCCAATGATAAGAAAGCCATTCATATGATCAGTGCGTGGGCTTCGTCTAATAAAATGGTTTTAGGGCAATTAAAAACCGAAGAAAAATCAAATGAAATTACGGCCATTCCAAATCTTTTAAAACTTTTAGATATCTCGGGCTGCATTATAACCATTGATGCCATGGGCACTCAAAAGAAAATCGCTGAAACCATAATAAACAAAGGGTGTGACTATGTCCTTGCCCTGAAAGAAAATCATAAAACCTTGCATGATGAAGCGGTACTTTTTTCAATAAAATGGAAGAAATGAAAAATCAGGGGTACCAGTTTAATGAACAGACCAGTGTTGACGGAGGGCACGGTCGAGTCGAAACGCGCAGGGCTGTGATAACCTCTGATATTGATTGGTTTGAAGATAAAAAAAGTTGAAGGTTGGGAATGTTCAGAATTCTGTGTCACGGTTTCGGTTCCCGGATCTGCCTCAGCGCCAGCGGAAGTAAAAGTCAGGTCCGAGAATGGGCCTTCAATCAGCCACGTCGGAGGAGTTGACTTTTGCTGGAGTGAAGTTCCTGGAACCATCTTTTCCATCTGTAAATAAATCCCTATCAAATTCCCAGCTCTTTATCCAGCCGGCCTTCAAAGAAAATTGCCAACTGGGAAATTGTCAGTGACCAATTTTGAATCGGCATTGTCCATTTTTTACTGGCGTTCTGGATCCCCATGTAAAGCAGCTTTAACAGGCTGTCCTGGTTCGGGAATGATCCCTTTGTTTTGGTCAGTTTTCGAAACTGTCGATGCACAGCCTCAATGGTATTTGTGGTGTATATTATCCGTCGAATCTCTTCTGGATATTTAAAGAAATGACTGAGGCGTTCCCAGTTGTTCCGCCAGGATTTTATCACAATCGGGTATTTGTCATTCCATTTATTTTCCAAGATATCCAGTTCTTCTTCGGCCAGATCCTTATTGACCGCTTTATAAACACGTTTTAGATCTGCCATAAATTCCTTTTTATTTTTGGAACCAACGTATTTCAATGAATTTCGGATCTGGTGGACTACGCAGAGTTGAACTTCTGTGTCCGGGAATATGGTCTCAATGGCCTCGGGAAAACCTTTTAGACCATCAACACAGGCAATCAGGATATCTTTTACCCCTCGGTTTGAAAGGTCTGTTAACACCTGCAGCCAGAAGTTCGCACCCTCATTCTCGGATATGTACAGCCCAAGAATCTCTTTGCGGCCCTCGATATTCACCCCAAGAATTGTGTAAACGGCTTTGCTGCCGACCTTTCCGTTTTCTCGTACTTTATAATGTATGGCATCAAGCCATACGATTGGGTACACATTTTCCAACGGCCTGGCCTGCCATTCTTTGACGGTATGGATGATTTTATCGGTAATGGTGCTCAGAGTGGCATTTGAAATCTCAAGTCCATAGATTTCCTGTAAATGGGAAGCCATATCATTATAACTCATGCCCAGGCCGTAAAGGGCTATTATCTTTCTTTCAATTTCATCGCTGAGCGTTGTCTGATGTTTTTTGACGATCTGTGGAGAGAAGGTTCCGGCCCTGTCACGCGGGGTTTTTAGCTCAAATTTACCATCCAGGGATTTAATGGTCTTTTTGCTTTTTCCATTACGGCGGTTGGCAGAAACTTCCTGTCCGAGATGGGACTCCAACTCTCCTTCAAGAGCAGCTTCAGCAAGATTTTTGATTAATGATGTAAGGACGCCGCCCTTACCTGTGAAGGGTTTACCTTCCTGGATGCCTTTAAGGGCTTTTTGAAAATCAAATTCGGTGTTTTCTTCGGTCATGTCAGTTCTCCTTATTTAGCTGAGTATATCAGCTTTCATTCAACTGACACAGAATTTTGAACGCCCTTGAAAGGTTTGAAAAGTATTGGAATGATTGAATCCACCCGGGAAATGGACGGCCAGATCAGTCATGAAAAGCGATATTATATATCGAGCCTGGATAGCGACCCCAATATTTTTGGTAATGCTGTCAGGAGGCATTGGGGAATTGAAAATTCAGTGCATTGGGTATTGGATATTGCGTTCCGTGAAGACGAAAGCAGAGTCAGAAAGGGGAACTCTCCTGAGAATTTTGCAGCGATTCGGCACATTGCATTAAATTTATTACGGAACAATAAGACATTTAAAGGGAGTGTAAAAACCAAAAGGTTGAATGCTGCTATGGATATCAAATATCTGGAGGAAGTTATGTTTGGATGATACTTGAACCAATCAAAACTATAGGCACTTTACAATATTTACATGCGTGAGCCCTGCACACCATTGGTTGACCTGAGCCCCATGCTTTGATATAGTCGCCTCCTGGTAGAAAATTGGTACTAACGGTGGTACTAAGAAACAATAACAAGGATGACATCCGGCATGGATCAAGGGTTTTGGGGCATAGGGTCCTTTACTTTGCGATCTTTTTGCCATATAGCATGTCCTTTACATCTTCATGTCATATCAAGTTTTAGCATTAAAATACCGCCCCCAGACATTTGAACAGGTTGTGGGACAAAATCATGTCACCACCACTCTGACAAATGCCATTACAACGGACCGTGTGGCCCATGCCATTTTGCTCACAGGTCCCCGGGGAACCGGTAAAACCACGATTGCCCGAATCCTTGCCAAGGCCATGGCCTGCAGCCAGGGCCCCACGCCGACCCCCTGCAACAATTGTAAAATCTGTACCGATATTATTCAGGGCCATTGTTCAGATGTGTTTGAAATTGACGGGGCATCCAACAATAGTGTGGAACAGATCAGGGATCTTCGGGAAAACGTGACCTATATGCCGGCCGCAGCCCGGTTCAAAATTTATATCATTGATGAAGTTCACATGCTTTCGGTAGCAGCCTTTAACGCCCTGCTCAAAACCCTTGAAGAGCCCCCGGACCATGTGCTTTTTATCTTTGCCACAACTGAAGTTCACAAAATCCCGGCCACCATCCTGTCACGGTGCCAGCGTCACGATCTTGCCCGGATTTCCTTGCCCGAAATCTCGGACCATCTGGCATTTTTATGCCAAGAAGAAGGATTTTCCCTGGACAGGGAAAGCCTGGATCTGATTTCCCTTGAGGCGGACGGATCCATCAGGGACGGCTTAAGTCTTCTTGACCGGATTCTCTCTTCAAGCCCGGAAAAAATCGTTGACCACAAGACTGTGGTGGACAATTTAGGGGTAATGGACCGGCAGCTCATGCGGGATATTGCTTGCGGGGTATTTAAAAAAGACGGGGCCGCCCTGATCCGTCTGGTGGATCAGGTCAATGACTCAGGCCTGGATCTGAAAAAATTCTACGCAGACATGATTACCCACTTTAGAAACCTGAATATCATCAAGATCTGTGGCGGGGACAGCCCAAGCCTGAATTTGATCGAATCGGAAAAGCAAGAACTCTTTCAGACAGTTGCAGACCTTCCCCAGACCTATCTTGGCATGCTGCTCCAGCTGCTGCTGGACCAGGAAACCCTTGTCCGGTTTTCCTCCCATACCCAGACAGCCGTTGAAATGGTCCTGCTCAAACTCATCCAGATCAATCCGGGTGCCCAGCTGGATGAAATCATCTCCAAACTTGATATCCTGGCTCGCCAGATCGATACCCAGCTTGCAGCCCCTTGTTCAGCCAAAACCAGGCCCGAACAACCCGGCACAACCCGGCACAACCCGCCCTTGCCTTCCCAACCCGCCATGGTTGACCCGCCGCCTGCACAGCAAAGAGGAGAAAACCAGGTCTCTACGGCAGAACCGGCCCGGGAGACCAGAGCCTATCCCGCGGACCAGGCAACAATGGAATCTCAAGTCCGGGAATCTCAAGTCCGGGCCGCCCGTGCTTCGGGGCAGACCAGCTGGGAAGAGTTCTTAACGATTCTCCAGACAAAACTGCCCTTTATTTTTGCCCTGTTCTCCAAAGGAAAAATAAACAAAACCCAAGAGGATAAAATCATAGTTGAACTGGATCATTGTTCCGGGTTTGAAATATCAAGGCTCAAGGGCAAAGACCGGCAGTTAAAGGAACTTAGCACCCAGCACCTGGGCAAATCCATTGAGGTTAAAATTAAAACCAAGGCCAGCGCCATGGATACCTCCCAAGATCAAAAAGCTGAAACCAAGGCCAGACAGACTGCCTCCCGCCACCCCATGGTCCAGCAGGCCAGGCAGTTGTTTGATGGCGAAATATTATAAACCATACAGGAGAAATACATTATGAAAAATATGAACACCATGATGAAACAGGCCCAGAAACTCCAAAAAAAAATGCTCAAAACCCAGGAAGAACTGGCCAAAAAGACAGTGGAAGCCTCGGCAGGTGGCGGCATGGTCAAAGTTGTGGCCAACGGCGGCCAAAAGGTTGAATCCATTGTATTGGAAAAAGAAGTGGTGGATCCCGAAGACCTGGAAATGCTTCAGGACCTGATCATTGCCGCAGTAAACGATGCCCTGAACAAAGCCCAGGAAATGGTTTCTTCTGAAATGGGAAAACTGACCGGCGGTCTGAACATCCCGGGCCTTTAGTCCGGTGACCGCTGTCAGCTCAGGATATCCATTGTGAACCATTACCCGGAAGCCATTCTTAAACTGATCCGTTC
It encodes:
- a CDS encoding ISAs1 family transposase, which produces MNEKKSLETFFDNIQDPRHHNKLHNLIDVVIIAICAVVAGADTYEQIENFGKKRKRWLSKFLSLPHGIPSHDTFGRIFERMNPNEFQSSFMHWVQSVAKMTKGQVIAIDGKTLRRSHDTSNDKKAIHMISAWASSNKMVLGQLKTEEKSNEITAIPNLLKLLDISGCIITIDAMGTQKKIAETIINKGCDYVLALKENHKTLHDEAVLFSIKWKK
- a CDS encoding IS256 family transposase, encoding MTEENTEFDFQKALKGIQEGKPFTGKGGVLTSLIKNLAEAALEGELESHLGQEVSANRRNGKSKKTIKSLDGKFELKTPRDRAGTFSPQIVKKHQTTLSDEIERKIIALYGLGMSYNDMASHLQEIYGLEISNATLSTITDKIIHTVKEWQARPLENVYPIVWLDAIHYKVRENGKVGSKAVYTILGVNIEGRKEILGLYISENEGANFWLQVLTDLSNRGVKDILIACVDGLKGFPEAIETIFPDTEVQLCVVHQIRNSLKYVGSKNKKEFMADLKRVYKAVNKDLAEEELDILENKWNDKYPIVIKSWRNNWERLSHFFKYPEEIRRIIYTTNTIEAVHRQFRKLTKTKGSFPNQDSLLKLLYMGIQNASKKWTMPIQNWSLTISQLAIFFEGRLDKELGI
- a CDS encoding ISAs1 family transposase gives rise to the protein MKSIGMIESTREMDGQISHEKRYYISSLDSDPNIFGNAVRRHWGIENSVHWVLDIAFREDESRVRKGNSPENFAAIRHIALNLLRNNKTFKGSVKTKRLNAAMDIKYLEEVMFG
- the dnaX gene encoding DNA polymerase III subunit gamma/tau; amino-acid sequence: MSYQVLALKYRPQTFEQVVGQNHVTTTLTNAITTDRVAHAILLTGPRGTGKTTIARILAKAMACSQGPTPTPCNNCKICTDIIQGHCSDVFEIDGASNNSVEQIRDLRENVTYMPAAARFKIYIIDEVHMLSVAAFNALLKTLEEPPDHVLFIFATTEVHKIPATILSRCQRHDLARISLPEISDHLAFLCQEEGFSLDRESLDLISLEADGSIRDGLSLLDRILSSSPEKIVDHKTVVDNLGVMDRQLMRDIACGVFKKDGAALIRLVDQVNDSGLDLKKFYADMITHFRNLNIIKICGGDSPSLNLIESEKQELFQTVADLPQTYLGMLLQLLLDQETLVRFSSHTQTAVEMVLLKLIQINPGAQLDEIISKLDILARQIDTQLAAPCSAKTRPEQPGTTRHNPPLPSQPAMVDPPPAQQRGENQVSTAEPARETRAYPADQATMESQVRESQVRAARASGQTSWEEFLTILQTKLPFIFALFSKGKINKTQEDKIIVELDHCSGFEISRLKGKDRQLKELSTQHLGKSIEVKIKTKASAMDTSQDQKAETKARQTASRHPMVQQARQLFDGEIL
- a CDS encoding YbaB/EbfC family nucleoid-associated protein, giving the protein MKNMNTMMKQAQKLQKKMLKTQEELAKKTVEASAGGGMVKVVANGGQKVESIVLEKEVVDPEDLEMLQDLIIAAVNDALNKAQEMVSSEMGKLTGGLNIPGL